A genomic stretch from Hemibagrus wyckioides isolate EC202008001 linkage group LG20, SWU_Hwy_1.0, whole genome shotgun sequence includes:
- the prdm1a gene encoding PR domain zinc finger protein 1a isoform X1: MCGWNQSLSAASQHSSVMLTTEGAPNTADQVDAKMTVEDADMSKWTEAEFEEKCTYIVKDHTWDGADKPDLPRAQTSLPRNLAFRYAPDSKEVIGVVSREYIPKGTRFGPLVGESYTAENVHKDANRKYFWRIYAEGEFHHFVDGLDEEKSNWMRYVNPAHSQQEQNLAACQNGMNIFFYTVKAIPADQELLVWYCTDFAHRLHYPPSGDLMMQKLKQSLIEAKQQVSEEKPVVKREHTVSEILKDTWREPARPLPTRPHCPVSPDRPIYPRVIYPIRPHHHLREDILKSSPSICFATRSPALSSATPSPSARSSPETSPGSSPTPADPRDALSLYSGSLGQYPGYSPPNPLSTFYPNPHYLFAPYSMSGTPPVFSRMYPLYNSLLTPNMPLSHTMLPPEQGRHFLLPPHRDFLLPPTKSAFSRATTLKDKPLHGHPHAPVSGSPTAGSAVSVDQQPANPTSAQPSIRRSDEEAINLSKMKRGPAGYKTLPYPLKKQNGKIKYECNVCSKTFGQLSNLKVHLRVHSGERPFKCQTCNKGFTQLAHLQKHYLVHTGEKPHECQVCHKRFSSTSNLKTHLRLHSGEKPYQCKLCPAKFTQFVHLKLHKRLHTRERPHKCPHCHRNYIHLCSLRLHLKGYCLAAMPSPHCSLDELNRINEEIERFDISDNADRLEEIEGVDVERLVEKQIFSVICHEMDLKASYHKGSTGGDLLPPSHPSSTYSLYEPSSETSVIKLLPVKVKQETVEAMES, translated from the exons ATGTGCGGCTGGAACCAAAGTCTGTCG GCCGCCTCTCAGCATAGCTCCGTCATGTTGACCACTGAGGGCGCCCCGAACACCGCCGACCAGGTGGATGCGAAGATGACCGTTGAGGACGCCGACATGTCCAAGTGGACGGAGGCCGAGTTTGAAGAGAAGTGCACGTACATAGTGAAGGACCACACGTGGGATGGTGCAGACAAACCGGATCTTCCCCGTGCTCAGACCTCACTGCCGAGAAACCTGGCATTCAGATATGCCCCTGACTCCAAAGAG gtGATCGGCGTCGTAAGCCGTGAGTACATACCAAAAGGAACTCGCTTTGGCCCTCTAGTGGGAGAAAGTTACACAGCAGAGAATGTCCACAAAGACGCCAACAGGAAGTACTTCTGGAGg ATTTATGCAGAAGGAGAGTTCCATCACTTTGTAGATGGCCTGGATGAGGAGAAAAGCAACTGGATGCGCTACGTGAACCCAGCTCACTCACAGCAGGAGCAGAACCTGGCTGCTTGCCAGAACGGCATGAACATCTTCTTCTACACGGTGAAGGCTATCCCTGCTGACCAGGAGCTGCTGGTGTGGTACTGCACAGACTTTGCACACCGTCTTCACTACCCTCCCTCAGGAGATCTCATGATGCAAAAGCTCA agcagagtctgatagaAGCAAAGCAGCAGGTGTCAGAAGAAAAACCTGTTGTGAAGAGAGAGCATACCGTCTCGGAAATCCTCAAAGACACATGGCGAGAGCCAGCGAGACCATTGCCCACACGTCCCCACTGCCCTGTCAGCCCTGACAGACCCATCTACCCCCGCGTCATCTACCCAATCCGcccacatcatcatctcagagagGACATCTTAAAATCAAGCCCAAGTATCTGTTTTGCCACTCGCTCACCTGCACTCTCCTCAGCCACCCCTAGCCCATCAGCACGCAGCAGCCCTGAGACCAGTCCAGGAAGCAGTCCTACCCCAGCAGATCCTAGGGATGCCCTGTCACTCTACAGTGGCAGCCTGGGTCAATATCCTGGTTACTCCCCACCCAACCCCCTTTCCACATTCTACCCCAACCCACATTACCTCTTTGCCCCTTACTCCATGAGCGGAACACCACCTGTGTTCTCCCGCATGTACCCCCTTTACAACAGTTTACTGACACCCAACATGCCCCTCTCGCACACCATGCTTCCACCTGAGCAAGGTCGGCATTTTCTGCTGCCACCCCACAGGGACTTCCTGCTTCCTCCAACCAAGAGTGCCTTCTCAAGAGCGACAACCCTGAAAGACAAACCGCTGCATGGGCACCCTCATGCCCCCGTCAGTGGTTCTCCTACAGCTGGTTCTGCAGTCTCTGTTGATCAGCAGCCTGCCAACCCGACCTCAGCACAGCCGAGCATCCGACGTTCGGATGAAGAGGCAATCAATCTCAGCAAGATGAAGCGAGGCCCTGCGGGATACAAGACGCTGCCATACCCACTGAAGAAACAGAATGGCAAGATAAAGTACGAGTGCAACGTATGCAGCAAGACTTTCGGACAGCTCTCGAACCTTAAG GTGCACCTGCGTGTCCACAGTGGCGAGCGTCCTTTTAAGTGTCAGACATGCAATAAGGGCTTCACTCAGCTGGCCCACCTGCAGAAGCACTACCtggtccatacaggagagaagCCCCATGAATGCCAG GTATGCCACAAGCGTTTCAGCAGCACAAGTAATCTGAAGACCCATCTGAGGCTGCACTCGGGTGAGAAGCCTTATCAGTGCAAGCTGTGCCCAGCTAAGTTCACACAGTTTGTCCACCTCAAACTGCACAAACGGCTGCACACACGTGAGCGCCCCCACAAGTGTCCACACTGCCACCGCAACTACATCCACCTCTGCAGCCTGCGCCTCCACCTTAAGGGCTACTGCCTGGCTGCTATGCCTTCCCCCCACTGTAGCCTTGATGAACTGAACCGCATTAATGAGGAGATCGAGCGCTTTGACATCAGCGACAATGCTGACCGGCTGGAGGAGATTGAGGGGGTTGATGTGGAGAGGCTGGTGGAAAAGCAGATCTTCAGTGTGATCTGCCATGAAATGGACCTCAAGGCGTCATACCACAAAGGCAGCACTGGAGGGGATCTGCTTCCTCCATCACATCCGTCTAGCACCTACAGCCTGTATGAGCCAAGCAGTGAAACATCGGTTATCAAGCTCCTACCTGTCAAGGTCAAACAAGAGACTGTGGAGGCAATGGAATCTTAG
- the prdm1a gene encoding PR domain zinc finger protein 1a isoform X2, whose product MLTTEGAPNTADQVDAKMTVEDADMSKWTEAEFEEKCTYIVKDHTWDGADKPDLPRAQTSLPRNLAFRYAPDSKEVIGVVSREYIPKGTRFGPLVGESYTAENVHKDANRKYFWRIYAEGEFHHFVDGLDEEKSNWMRYVNPAHSQQEQNLAACQNGMNIFFYTVKAIPADQELLVWYCTDFAHRLHYPPSGDLMMQKLKQSLIEAKQQVSEEKPVVKREHTVSEILKDTWREPARPLPTRPHCPVSPDRPIYPRVIYPIRPHHHLREDILKSSPSICFATRSPALSSATPSPSARSSPETSPGSSPTPADPRDALSLYSGSLGQYPGYSPPNPLSTFYPNPHYLFAPYSMSGTPPVFSRMYPLYNSLLTPNMPLSHTMLPPEQGRHFLLPPHRDFLLPPTKSAFSRATTLKDKPLHGHPHAPVSGSPTAGSAVSVDQQPANPTSAQPSIRRSDEEAINLSKMKRGPAGYKTLPYPLKKQNGKIKYECNVCSKTFGQLSNLKVHLRVHSGERPFKCQTCNKGFTQLAHLQKHYLVHTGEKPHECQVCHKRFSSTSNLKTHLRLHSGEKPYQCKLCPAKFTQFVHLKLHKRLHTRERPHKCPHCHRNYIHLCSLRLHLKGYCLAAMPSPHCSLDELNRINEEIERFDISDNADRLEEIEGVDVERLVEKQIFSVICHEMDLKASYHKGSTGGDLLPPSHPSSTYSLYEPSSETSVIKLLPVKVKQETVEAMES is encoded by the exons ATGTTGACCACTGAGGGCGCCCCGAACACCGCCGACCAGGTGGATGCGAAGATGACCGTTGAGGACGCCGACATGTCCAAGTGGACGGAGGCCGAGTTTGAAGAGAAGTGCACGTACATAGTGAAGGACCACACGTGGGATGGTGCAGACAAACCGGATCTTCCCCGTGCTCAGACCTCACTGCCGAGAAACCTGGCATTCAGATATGCCCCTGACTCCAAAGAG gtGATCGGCGTCGTAAGCCGTGAGTACATACCAAAAGGAACTCGCTTTGGCCCTCTAGTGGGAGAAAGTTACACAGCAGAGAATGTCCACAAAGACGCCAACAGGAAGTACTTCTGGAGg ATTTATGCAGAAGGAGAGTTCCATCACTTTGTAGATGGCCTGGATGAGGAGAAAAGCAACTGGATGCGCTACGTGAACCCAGCTCACTCACAGCAGGAGCAGAACCTGGCTGCTTGCCAGAACGGCATGAACATCTTCTTCTACACGGTGAAGGCTATCCCTGCTGACCAGGAGCTGCTGGTGTGGTACTGCACAGACTTTGCACACCGTCTTCACTACCCTCCCTCAGGAGATCTCATGATGCAAAAGCTCA agcagagtctgatagaAGCAAAGCAGCAGGTGTCAGAAGAAAAACCTGTTGTGAAGAGAGAGCATACCGTCTCGGAAATCCTCAAAGACACATGGCGAGAGCCAGCGAGACCATTGCCCACACGTCCCCACTGCCCTGTCAGCCCTGACAGACCCATCTACCCCCGCGTCATCTACCCAATCCGcccacatcatcatctcagagagGACATCTTAAAATCAAGCCCAAGTATCTGTTTTGCCACTCGCTCACCTGCACTCTCCTCAGCCACCCCTAGCCCATCAGCACGCAGCAGCCCTGAGACCAGTCCAGGAAGCAGTCCTACCCCAGCAGATCCTAGGGATGCCCTGTCACTCTACAGTGGCAGCCTGGGTCAATATCCTGGTTACTCCCCACCCAACCCCCTTTCCACATTCTACCCCAACCCACATTACCTCTTTGCCCCTTACTCCATGAGCGGAACACCACCTGTGTTCTCCCGCATGTACCCCCTTTACAACAGTTTACTGACACCCAACATGCCCCTCTCGCACACCATGCTTCCACCTGAGCAAGGTCGGCATTTTCTGCTGCCACCCCACAGGGACTTCCTGCTTCCTCCAACCAAGAGTGCCTTCTCAAGAGCGACAACCCTGAAAGACAAACCGCTGCATGGGCACCCTCATGCCCCCGTCAGTGGTTCTCCTACAGCTGGTTCTGCAGTCTCTGTTGATCAGCAGCCTGCCAACCCGACCTCAGCACAGCCGAGCATCCGACGTTCGGATGAAGAGGCAATCAATCTCAGCAAGATGAAGCGAGGCCCTGCGGGATACAAGACGCTGCCATACCCACTGAAGAAACAGAATGGCAAGATAAAGTACGAGTGCAACGTATGCAGCAAGACTTTCGGACAGCTCTCGAACCTTAAG GTGCACCTGCGTGTCCACAGTGGCGAGCGTCCTTTTAAGTGTCAGACATGCAATAAGGGCTTCACTCAGCTGGCCCACCTGCAGAAGCACTACCtggtccatacaggagagaagCCCCATGAATGCCAG GTATGCCACAAGCGTTTCAGCAGCACAAGTAATCTGAAGACCCATCTGAGGCTGCACTCGGGTGAGAAGCCTTATCAGTGCAAGCTGTGCCCAGCTAAGTTCACACAGTTTGTCCACCTCAAACTGCACAAACGGCTGCACACACGTGAGCGCCCCCACAAGTGTCCACACTGCCACCGCAACTACATCCACCTCTGCAGCCTGCGCCTCCACCTTAAGGGCTACTGCCTGGCTGCTATGCCTTCCCCCCACTGTAGCCTTGATGAACTGAACCGCATTAATGAGGAGATCGAGCGCTTTGACATCAGCGACAATGCTGACCGGCTGGAGGAGATTGAGGGGGTTGATGTGGAGAGGCTGGTGGAAAAGCAGATCTTCAGTGTGATCTGCCATGAAATGGACCTCAAGGCGTCATACCACAAAGGCAGCACTGGAGGGGATCTGCTTCCTCCATCACATCCGTCTAGCACCTACAGCCTGTATGAGCCAAGCAGTGAAACATCGGTTATCAAGCTCCTACCTGTCAAGGTCAAACAAGAGACTGTGGAGGCAATGGAATCTTAG